A section of the Triticum dicoccoides isolate Atlit2015 ecotype Zavitan chromosome 7A, WEW_v2.0, whole genome shotgun sequence genome encodes:
- the LOC119329616 gene encoding plant intracellular Ras-group-related LRR protein 4-like, with protein MEAAAAFGTLEGVVGEITRLHRSLPARPTLDDVEAAEALARAADREERARLDAVEALRRSPLVPEELFYVAQEMHRALAGFQCREQKRDVTRILELDALHALFDDLIQRASQCVPSTSTGAAPRITSTAAAGAASSSSAASSAGPLPAAGRSSLVTNGFSAERTVGTSMGRVSMDDSYVKKAKAPMWDGGLVAASPRKPGGTAAANAAAVGLDDSYGDDKEKISLIKLASMIEVAAKKGARELNLKGKLMAQIEWIPDSIGKLTGLVTLDISENRLVALPPTIGKLSSLTKLDLHANRIAQLPDSVGDLRSLICLDLRGNQLTSLPSSIGRLANLEELDVGANHIVSLPDSVGSLTRLRKLLIETNDLDELPYTIGHCVSLVELQAGYNHLKALPEAVGKLESLEILSVRYNNIRSLPTTMASLTKLKEVDASFNELESIPENFCFVTSLVKLNVGNNFADMQSLPRSIGNLEMLEELDISNNQIRVLPDSFGMLQHLRVLRAEENPLQVPPREIALKGAQAAVQYMAEYAAKKTTKPQPAKAKKNWAQFCFFSRPNKRKHDRIDTDMID; from the exons atggaggcggcggcggcgttcggcaCGTTGGAGGGGGTGGTGGGGGAGATCACGCGGCTGCACCGCTCGCTGCCGGCGCGGCCGACGCTGGACGAcgtggaggcggcggaggcgctcgcGCGCGCCGCGGACCGGGAGGAGCGGGCGCGTCTCGACGCCGTCGAGGCGCTGCGGAGGTCGCCGCTCGTGCCCGAGGAGCTCTTCTACGTCGCCCAGGAGATGCACCGCGCGCTCGCCGGCTTCCAGTGCCGGGAGCAGAAGCGCGACGTCACGCGGATCCTCGAGCTCGACGCGCTGCACGCCCTCTTTGACGACCTCATCCAGCGGGCGTCCCAGTGCGTGCCGTCCACCTCCACCGGCGCCGCGCCGCGCAtcacctccaccgccgccgccggtgcTGCGTCATCCTCGTCGGCGGCCTCATCAGCGGGACCGTTGCCTGCTGCGGGCCGCTCCTCTTTGGTCACCAACGGCTTCAGTGCGGAGAGGACTGTGGGCACGAGCATGGGGCGTGTCTCCATGGATGACAGCTACGTCAAGAAGGCCAAGGCGCCAATGTGGGACGGCGGACTCGTGGCAGCGAGTCCACGTAAACCGGGAGGAACTGCCGCCGCAAACGCCGCGGCCGTTGGACTGGATGACAGTTACG gagatgataaggagaaaattagcCTCATTAAGCTAGCTAGCATGATTGAAGTGGCTGCGAAGAAAGGCGCTCGGGAACTCAACTTAAAAGGAAAACTCATGGCCCAGATTGAGTGGATACCTGATTCAATTGGAAAGCTCACTGGGCTTGTTACCCTTGATATTTCGGAGAATCGGCTTGTGGCTTTGCCACCAACAATCGGGAAGCTTTCTTCTTTGACCAAGCTGGATCTTCATGCTAATCGAATAGCTCAACTCCCTGACTCAGTTGGGGATCTTCGCAGCTTGATTTGCCTCGATCTGAGGGGAAATCAGCTTACATCACTGCCCTCTAGTATTGGGAGGTTGGCGAATCTTGAGGAGCTTGACGTGGGTGCAAACCATATTGTCTCACTACCTGATTCAGTAGGAAGCCTCACACGATTGAGGAAGTTACTGATTGAGACAAATGACCTTGATGAGCTGCCTTACACAATAGGTCATTGTGTTTCACTGGTGGAATTGCAGGCAGGCTATAATCACCTGAAGGCTCTTCCAGAGGCTGTTGGGAAGCTAGAATCTCTAGAGATCCTCTCTGTGAGGTACAACAATATCAGGAGCCTTCCAACTACAATGGCATCTCTCACTAAGCTGAAGGAGGTCGATGCCAGCTTCAATGAGCTTGAGTCGATTCCAGAGAACTTTTGCTTTGTCACTTCTCTTGTTAAACTGAATGTCGGGAACAACTTTGCTGACATGCAATCCCTGCCTCGCTCTATTGGCAACCTTGAGATGCTGGAGGAGTTGGATATAAGCAATAATCAGATTAGGGTGCTTCCAGATTCTTTTGGAATGCTGCAGCATCTCCGTGTGCTTCGTGCGGAAGAGAATCCTCTACAGGTGCCACCAAGGGAGATAGCTTTAAAGGGAGCTCAG GCTGCCGTCCAGTACATGGCTGAATATGCTGCCAAGAAAACTACAAAGCCACAGCCAGCGAAGGCCAAGAAGAATTGGGCTCAGTTCTGCTTCTTCTCCAGGCCCAACAAAAGAAAGCATGACCGGATAGACACTGACATGATCGATTGA